One Bos taurus isolate L1 Dominette 01449 registration number 42190680 breed Hereford chromosome 14, ARS-UCD2.0, whole genome shotgun sequence genomic region harbors:
- the RAD21 gene encoding double-strand-break repair protein rad21 homolog isoform X1, whose amino-acid sequence MFYAHFVLSKRGPLAKIWLAAHWDKKLTKAHVFECNLESSVESIISPKVKMALRTSGHLLLGVVRIYHRKAKYLLADCNEAFIKIKMAFRPGVVDLPEENREAAYNAITLPEEFHDFDQPLPDLDDIDVAQQFSLNQSRVEEITMREEVGNISILQENDFGDFGMDDREIMREGSAFEDDDMLASTGASNLLLEPEQSTSNLNEKINHLEYEDQYKDDNFGEGNDGGILDDKLISNNDGGIFDDPPALSEAGVMLPEQPAHDDMDEDDNVSMGGPDSPDSVDPVEPMPTMTDQTTLVPNEEEAFALEPIDITVKETKAKRKRKLIVDSVKELDSKTIRAQLSDYSDIVTTLDLAPPTKKLMMWKETGGVEKLFSLPAQPLWNNRLLKLFTRCLTPLVPEDLRKRRKGGEADNLDEFLKEFENPEVPREDQQQQHQQRDVIDEPILEEPSRLQESMETSRTNLDESAMPPPPPQGVKRKAGQIDPEPMIPPQQAEQMEIPPVELPPEEPPNICQLIPELELLPEKEKEKEKEKEDDEEEEDEDASGGDQDQEERRWNKRTQQMLHGLQRALAKTGAESISLLELCRNTNRKQAAAKFYSFLVLKKQQAIELTQEEPYSDIIATPGPRFHII is encoded by the exons ATGTTCTACGCACATTTTGTCCTCAGTAAAAGAGGGCCGCTGGCCAAAATTTGGCTTGCGGCCCACTGGGATAAGAAGCTAACCAAAGCCCATGTGTTTGAGTGTAATTTAGAGAGCAGTGTGGAGAGTATCATCTCACCAAAG GTGAAGATGGCACTCCGAACGTCAGGACATCTCTTACTGGGAGTAGTTCGAATCTATCACAGAAAAGCCAAATACCTCCTGGCAGATTGTAATGAGGCATTCATTAAGATCAAGATGGCTTTTCGGCCAG GTGTTGTTGACCTGCCTGAGGAAAATCGAGAAGCTGCGTACAATGCCATTACTTTACCTGAAGAATTTCATGATTTTGATCAGCCACTGCCTGACTTAGa TGACATCGATGTGGCCCAGCAGTTCAGCCTGAACCAGAGTAGGGTGGAAGAGATAACCATGAGAGAAGAAGTTGGAAACATCAGTATTCTACAAGAAAATGATTTTG GTGACTTTGGAATGGATGATCGTGAGATAATGAGAGAAGGCAGCGCTTTCGAGGACGATGACATGTTAGCAAGCACTGGTGCTTCTAATCTCCTATTAGAGCCTGAGCAGAGCACCAGCAATCTTAATGAGAAAATTAACCATTTAGAGTATGAAGACCAGTATAAGGATGacaattttggagaaggaaatgatggtGGTATATTAG ATGACAAGCTGATTAGTAATAATGATGGTGGTATCTTTGACGACCCCCCTGCCCTGTCTGAGGCGGGGGTGATGTTGCCAGAGCAGCCTGCACATGATGATATGGACGAGGATGATAACGTGTCAA TGGGTGGGCCTGATAGTCCTGATTCAGTGGATCCTGTCGAACCAATGCCAACTATGACTGATCAGACAACGCTTGTTCCAAATGAGGAAGAAGCCTTTGCTTTGGAACCTATTGATATCACTG TCAAAGAAACAAAAGCCAAGAGGAAGAGGAAGCTCATTGTTGACAgtgtcaaagagttggatagcAAGACAATTAGAGCCCAGCTTAGTGATTATTCTGATATTGTTACTACTTTGGATCTGGCACCACCCACCAAGAAATTGATGATGTGGAAAGAGACAGGAGGAGTGGAAAAACTCTTCTCTTTACCTGCTCAGCCTTTATGGAATAACAGACTACTGAAG ctCTTTACACGCTGTCTTACACCACTAGTACCAGAAGATCTTCgaaaaaggaggaaaggaggagaggcTGATAATTTGGATGAATTCctcaaagaatttgaaaatcCAGAGGTTCCTAGAGAGgaccagcagcagcaacatcagcaGCGTGATGTTATCG ATGAGCCCATTTTGGAAGAGCCCAGCCGCCTCCAGGAGTCGATGGAGACCAGCAGAACAAACTTGGATGAATCCGCCatgcccccaccaccacctcaggGAGTTAAACGAAAAGCGGGACAGATTGACCCAGAACCCATGATCCCT CCTCAGCAGGCAGAGCAGATGGAAATACCTCCTGTAGAGCTGCCCCCAGAAGAACCTCCAAATATCTGTCAGTTAATTCCGGAGTTAGAACTTTTaccagaaaaagagaaggagaaggagaaggagaaagaagatgatgaggaggaggag GATGAAGATGCTTCAGGGGGCGATCAGGATCAAGAGGAGAGAAGGTGGAACAAAAGGACCCAGCAGATGCTTCATGGTCTTCAG CGAGCTCTCGCTAAAACTGGAGCTGAATCTATCAGTTTGCTTGAGTTGTGCCGAAACACGAACAGAAAGCAAGCTGCAGCAAAGTTCTACAGCTTCTTGGTTCTTAAAAAGCAACAAGCTATTGAGCTGACACAGGAAGAACCATACAGTGATATCATTGCAACACCGGGACCAAGGTTCCACATTATTTGA